GACTGACCCGGTGGCAGCATAGGCACTGGCCACGCTGACGGTGACCGAACTGAAAGTCGCTCCGACCGATCCAGGGGTAATCTTCGAGCGTGCAGAATTCCCGTTCGTTTTCCGGCGGTTGACGGGCTTTCCCATGACAGCCCTCTCCAAGGGGTGCAGATCGCGGCTCGGGTCCTCGACCGACCCGGGCCGCGTTTTTCTTGTTTGTTGCAAGTGAGTGACGCGGGCCCGTCGTTATGTGCAACGCCCGACGGCACTGAGCCGGAACTCGCGAACTTGTTATACGCGGCGGCGCGCCGACCGCTCTCCCGTTATCCGCTGGCCCTCGCCGCGTGGGCCGACCTACCCTCGGCCCATGACCAAGCCCCTCGTCGCGCTCCTCAGCGGTGCCGGAATCTCCACCGACTCCGGGATCCCCGACTACCGCGGTCCCAACGGGCTGTGGCGGCGGGATCCGGAGGCGGAGAAGCTCGTGACGTACGACTTCTACATGGGCGATCCGGAGATCCGTCGCCGTTCGTGGCGGATGCGGCGGGAGCACCGGGCGTCGGCCGTCGAGCCGAACGCCGCGCATGTGGCGGTGGCGGAGCTGGAGCGGGCCGGAGTGCCGGTGCGGGTGATCACGCAGAACGTGGACGGGCTGCACCAGCTCGCCGGGATGCCCGCCCGCAAGGTCCTCGAACTGCACGGCACCGCACGGCAGGTGGTGTGCACGAAGTGCCACGCGCGCAGCCCGATGGAGGACGCGCTGGCCCGGCTGGACGCCGGCGAGGACGACCCGGCGTGCCTCGACTGCGGGGGGATCCTCAAGTCCGCGACCGTCATGTTCGGCGAGCACCTGGATCCCGTCGTCCTCGGCGAGGCGGTCGCCGTCACCAAGGCCTGCCAGGTGTTCATCGCCGTCGGCACCACCCTCCAGGTCCAGCCCGCGGCCGGCCTCGCGGGCGTCGCCGCGGACCACGGGGCACGCCTGATCATCGTCAACGCCGAGCCCACACCGTACGACGACCGCGCCGACGAGGTGATCCGCGAACCGATCGGGACGGCCTTGCCGGCACTGCTGATGAGGCTGCGGGGCGAAGCCGAGGACTGAGGGTGAGGGCGGAGGGTGAAGGCTGAGAGCGCCGGCTAGGGCCGACGGTCCGCGTCCACCCGTTCCACCCTCACCCCGGCCTCCTCAAGTGCCGTACACGTGGCGTCGTGGGCGGACGTGGTGGTGATGACGAGGTCCAACTCGCCGGGATCGCAGATCTTCACCATCCCGGTGCCGGGGAACTTTGTGGCGTCCGCGAGCAGTACGACCTTGTCGCCGGCGCTGATCATGGCTCGGCGGGCGGGGACCTCGGCGACCGTGGTGTCCATGACCTGGCCGCCCGGGCGGACACCGCAGGCACCCATGAACAGCCAGTCCGCGTGCACCTGACGGAGGTTGTCCTCGGCCATGAATCCGTCCAGCATGCGTGACTCGCGGACGACCATGCCGCCCAGCAGCATCAGTTCGACGCTCTCGTCGGGCAGCAGTTCCTCGTACACACCGAGGTTGTTGGTGATGACGGTGATGCGGCGCCCGTGCAGTGCGCGAGCCAGGCGGTGCACGGTGGTGCCGGAGTCGAGGATGACAGACTGGCCGTCCTCGATCAGCTCGGCGGCCCGGGCGGCTATCGCGTCCTTCTCCGGCACCTGCTCCTCGGCCGCCTCGGCAAAGGGTGCGGGCCTGTCCTCGACGACCGCTCCCCCGTGAACGCGGGTGAGCAGTCCGTCCTCCTCCAGCTTGAGGAGGTCCCGGCGGACCGTCGCGGCGCTGGCCTCCAGCTGCTCGGCGAGGTCCGTCACGGTGACGGTGCCCCCGGATCGCAAGGCCCGGAGGATGAGTTGGTGTCGTTGTTCGGCCAGCACGCGAGCGAACACTACACGTCACAACTCGGTTCTCCGCAGGGCACGTTGGGATACGGGCCGCACCAGCCTCCCTCAGAACAGGGCCGATCCCCGCTCGAAGTCCAGCAGGCGCTGCTTACGTTCCAGCCCGCCGCCGTAACCCGTCAGGCTGCCGTTCGCCCCGACCACGCGGTGGCAGGGGACGATGATGCCGATCGGGTTCTTGCCGTTGGCGAGACCGACCGCGCGGGAGGCCTTGGGGTTGCCGAGGGCATCGGCGAGTTCGCCATAGCCGCGGGTCTCGCCGTAGGGGATGCGGCGGAGCTGGTCCCACACCGTGCGCTGGAACGGCGTTCCGTGCAGGCGCAGTTCCAGGGTGAACTCCTTCAACTCGCCCGCGAAATAGGCCTCCAGCTGCTCTTCCGCCTCGCCGAAGGGCTCGTCGTCCGGTGTGCCGAAGGACTCCTGCGGCGGGCGGTGGCGCTGGTCGGTCATGTAGAGGCCGCACAGGACGCCGTCCTCGGCGACGAGGGTCAGCGGGCCGTAGGGGCTGTCGATCACGGTGTGCTGTTTCACTGGACGTCCTTAGACGGGAAGGAAGTTGATGGGGTGGCTGTCGGTCGCCCACAGGTACTGGACCGCGTAGGCCCGCCAGGGCTGCCAGGCCGCCGCGCGGGCCGTCAGCGCGGCCGGGGTGGAGGGCAGGCCCAACTCCTGTGCGGCGCGGCGGATTCCGAGGTCGGTCGGGAGGAAGGCGTCCGGGTCGCCGAGGGCTCGCATGGCGATGACGTCGACCGTCCAGGGGCCGAAGCCGGGCAGTGCGAGCAGTCGGGCCCTGGTCTCCGTCCAGTCGCATTCGACGCCCAACCGGAGGGTTTTGTCCGCCAGTTGGCCGACCAGTGTGGTGAAGGTCGTGCGGCGTGTGCGGGGCATCGCGAGCGAGGCCGGGTCGAGGGCGGCCAGGGCCTCGGGCGACGGGAAGAGGTGGGTGAGACCGCCCTCCGGGTCGTCCACCGGTTCGCCGTGCGCGGTGACCAGACGGCCCGCGTGGGTGCGGGCGGCGGCCGTGGAGACCTGCTGTCCCAGCACGGCCCGGACGGCGAACTCCTCCTCGTCGACCGTGCGCGGGACCCGCCTGCCGGGCGCCTTGTCCACCAGCGGCGCCAGCAGCGGGTCCGTGCGCAACTGGTCGTCGATGGCCACCGGGTCGGCGTCCAGGTCGAGCAGGCGACGGCAGCGGCTGATGGCGACGGTCAGGTCACGCAGGTCGCTCAGCATCAGCCGGCAGGCGATGTGGTCGGGCCGCGGGGTGAGGGCCACGACGCCGTGCCCGTACGGCAGCCGCAGCGTGCGCCGGTACGCGCCGTCCCGCCACTCCTCCACCCCCGGGACCGCGGTGGCCGCGAGGTGGCCGAAGAGGTTGTCGGGGTTGAGCGGGGCGCGGAACGGCAGGCGCAGGTTCAGCACGCCGGGTGTGCCGGGTCCGGCCGCCCGCGCCGGCCGGCCCGGTCCGGCGCCCGGGCTCGTGGCCGCCGTGGCCCGCCTCGGCACCCGGGCGCGCAGGTCGCTCGGAGAGAGCGCGAAGACCTCACGCACGGTGTCGTTGAAGGTCCGGATCGCGGAGAAGCCGGCCGCGAAGGCGACGTCGGCCATCGGGAGGGCGGTGGTCTCGATGAGGATCCTCGCCGTCTGGGCCCGCTGGGCCCGGGCGAGGGCGAGCGGGCCCGCGCCCAGTTCGGCGAGCAGCTGGCGTTCGATCTGCCGGGTGCTGTAGCCGAGCCGGGCGGCGAGCCCCGGCACGCCCTCGCGGTCGACCACGCCGTCGGCGATGAGCCGCATCGCGCGGGCCACGAGGTCGGCGCGCTGGTTCCACTCCGGGGAGCCCGGGCTGGTGTCGGGCCGGCACCGCTTGCAGGCCCGGAAACCCGCCTGCTGGCAGGCCGCCGCGCTCGGGTGGAACGTCATGTTCTCCGGCTTGGGCGGTACGACGGGACAGCTCGGCCGGCAGTAGATGCGGGTCGTCAGAACAGCCGTGAAGAACCATCCGTCGAACCGTGCGTCCTTGGACTGCACGGCGCGCACACAGCGCTCGGTCTCGGTGTACATCCCCGTCTGCATACGTCCAGCATCGACCACCGCCCGGAGCGGGGCTGGCGAGAATCCGACATCAACCTCGCGTGCCCCGGGCCTGGCCGGACCGCCAGGCGGACTCGCGCAGCAGCCGCAGACCGTTCAGACCGACGAGCACCGTCGAGCCCTCGTGCCCGGCGACACCGAGCGGCAGCGGGAGGTGGCCGAGGAGGTCCCACAGGACGAGTCCGGTGATGAAGGTGCCCGCGATCACCAGGTTCTGGACCACCAGCCGGCGGGCGGTCCGGGACAGCCGTACGACCGCCGGGACGGTCGCGAGCTCGTCGCGCACGACGACCGCGTCCGCCGTCTCCAACGCCAGGTCGGAGCCCGCGCGGCCCATCGCGATGCCGGAGTGGGCGGCGGCGAGGGCGGGCGCGTCGTTGACGCCGTCCCCGACGAACAGCACCTTGCGACCGGCGTCCTGAAGCTCCCGTACGGCGTCCACCTTGCCCTCGGGCAGCAGGTCCGCGCGGACGTCCACCAGCCCGGTGGCCTCGGCGACCCGGGCGGCGGCCCGCGCGTTGTCACCGGTGAGCAGGACGGGGGTGGCGCCGGTCAGGCCGGTGAGCGCGGCGGTCATGGCGGGGGCGCCGGGTCGGAGCCGGTCGGCGAGAGCGAGAACACCGAGCGGCACACCGTCTCCGGTCACGAGCACGACGGTGACACCACCCTGCCCGGCGAGCCGGGCACATGCCCCGAGCCCGGCACCTTGCGCGAGACCCGCATCATCCGCGAGACCCGCACCTTCCACGAGACCGGCCACTTCTGCGAGACCGGCGGCGTCGCCGAGACCCGCGGTGTAGCCGAGACCCGCGCCCTCGCCATAACCCGCACCCTCCCCAAGACCCGCGCGCTCCCCAAGACACGCACCCTCCCCAAGACCCGCGCGCTCCCCAGGACCACCCTCCCCGGCACCAGCACTCTCCACGAGCCCACAGCCCGCACCCCCCGCTTCCTCCAGACGCCCGACCCCGATCACCCGGCCCCCGACCACCGCCGTCACCCCGCGCCCCGGTGTCGCCGCGAAATCCGTCGCACTCTCGATCCGCAGCCCCCTCCCCCGCGCCGCCCCCACGATCGCCCGCGCCAGCGGATGCTCACTGGGGTGCTCGGCCGCGGCGGCCAGGGCGAGGAGCTCGGCCTCGTCGAGGTCGGCCCCCGGCAGGGGCCGTACCGCTGTCACCTCCGGCGCCCCCTCCGTCAGGGTCCCCGTCTTGTCGAGGGCCACGGCGTCCACCTCCCCCAGCCGTTCCATCGCGACCGCCGACTTGACCAGGACCCCGTGCCGGCCGGCGTTGGCGATGGCGGAGAGCAGGGGCGGCATGGTCGCGAGGACGACCGCGCACGGCGAGGCGACGATCATGAAGGTCATCGCGCGGAGCAGCGCGTCCGTGAGGTCGGCGCCGAACAGCAGCGGCACACCGAACACGGCGAGCGTGGCGAGGACGATCCCCACCGCGTACCGCTGCTCGATCTTCTCGATGAACAGCTGGGTCGGCGCCTTGGTGCGCGAGGCCTCCTCCACGAGCGTCACGATGCGGGCGATGACCGAGTCGGCGGGGTCGCGCCCGACCCGCACGCGCAGTGCGCCGGTGCCGTTGAGGGTGCCGGCGAAGACCTCGTCGCCGGGACCCTTGGCGACCGGCAGGGGTTCACCGGTGATGGTGGCCTGGTCGGCCTCGCTCGCTCCGTCCACCACCACGCCGTCGGCACCGATGCGCTCACCGGGCCGGACCAACAGCACGTCTCCCACGGCGAGTTCGCCCGTGGGGACCGCCTCCTCGCCGTCCTCGGTGACCCGGGTCGCCATCGCGGGCGCGAGGTCGAGCAGCCCGCGCACCGAGTCGGCCGTACGGGCGGTGGCCAGCGCCTCCAGGGCGCCGGAGGTGGCGAAGATGACGATCAGCAGGGCCCCGTCCAGGACCTGCCCGATCGCGGCCGCGCCCAGTGCCGCCACGATCATCAGCAGATCGACGTCCAGCGTCCGCTCGCGCAGCGCCCTGAGCCCTTCGAGCGCCGGCTCCCAGCCGCCGGTCGCATAGGCGACGGCGTACAGCGGGCCGTACGCCCACCACGGCACGCCACTGAGATCCAGCGCCAGGCCGAGCAGGAACGCGACGGTCGACGCCAGCGCCCAGCGGGCCTCGGCCAGGGCCAGGACACGGGTGCGGCGACGGGGCGTCCGGTGGGCGGGCAAGGGGGTACGGACGGGGGTGAGAGTCGTGGACACCCCAGCACCATACAGGAACACATGAAGACTCATTCATCTGTTCATGTACGGTGGGTAAGATACCGCCCATGGGTCATGGAGCCGTCACCACCACCGCCGAAGAGCGCGTACGCCTGGACGCGGCCAATGTCGCCAAGGTGGCCACCACGCTCCAGGCCCTCTCCACCCCGTCCCGGCTGCTGATCCTCGCGAGGCTGCGTGAAGGGCCGCTGCCGGCCACGGAGTTGGCCGCCGAGGTGGGCATGGAGCAGTCGGCGTGCTCGCACCAGCTGCGGCTGCTGCGCAACCTGGGCCTGGTCGTGGGCGAGCGCCGGGGCCGGTCGGTGGTGTACGCGCTGCACGACCACCATGTCGCCGAACTCCTCGACCAGGCGGTGTACCACGTGGAGCATCTGCGGCTGGGCCTCAGCGACACGGCGGAGGCGGAAGGAGAAGCAGAGTGAGGCGCCCCGCAACGGGACGCCTCACTCCTCGCACGCCGCGTGTCTCCTGAACCCCCGGCGTATCAGGTGGTCGCCGTCGGCCGCCGTGAGGTTGCCGTGGCGTGGCTCACATCCGTCAGCGGCCGTAGCCGGTACGTGTACGAGTAGTCCCGGTTGGCGAACAGCTTGTACTCGTCGTGGGTGTGCGCGCCCCAGCTGTTGTCACCGCCGACGCCCATCTGCCGGTGGTTCACCCTGAGCACGACCGCGTCGCGCGGCGTGAGCTGGTAGTCGTGGCGCACCCCGTTGGACAGGTCCTCGGGGG
Above is a window of Streptomyces griseorubiginosus DNA encoding:
- a CDS encoding SIR2 family NAD-dependent protein deacylase; this encodes MTKPLVALLSGAGISTDSGIPDYRGPNGLWRRDPEAEKLVTYDFYMGDPEIRRRSWRMRREHRASAVEPNAAHVAVAELERAGVPVRVITQNVDGLHQLAGMPARKVLELHGTARQVVCTKCHARSPMEDALARLDAGEDDPACLDCGGILKSATVMFGEHLDPVVLGEAVAVTKACQVFIAVGTTLQVQPAAGLAGVAADHGARLIIVNAEPTPYDDRADEVIREPIGTALPALLMRLRGEAED
- a CDS encoding AlkA N-terminal domain-containing protein, which gives rise to MQTGMYTETERCVRAVQSKDARFDGWFFTAVLTTRIYCRPSCPVVPPKPENMTFHPSAAACQQAGFRACKRCRPDTSPGSPEWNQRADLVARAMRLIADGVVDREGVPGLAARLGYSTRQIERQLLAELGAGPLALARAQRAQTARILIETTALPMADVAFAAGFSAIRTFNDTVREVFALSPSDLRARVPRRATAATSPGAGPGRPARAAGPGTPGVLNLRLPFRAPLNPDNLFGHLAATAVPGVEEWRDGAYRRTLRLPYGHGVVALTPRPDHIACRLMLSDLRDLTVAISRCRRLLDLDADPVAIDDQLRTDPLLAPLVDKAPGRRVPRTVDEEEFAVRAVLGQQVSTAAARTHAGRLVTAHGEPVDDPEGGLTHLFPSPEALAALDPASLAMPRTRRTTFTTLVGQLADKTLRLGVECDWTETRARLLALPGFGPWTVDVIAMRALGDPDAFLPTDLGIRRAAQELGLPSTPAALTARAAAWQPWRAYAVQYLWATDSHPINFLPV
- a CDS encoding heavy metal translocating P-type ATPase; the encoded protein is MSLHVFLYGAGVSTTLTPVRTPLPAHRTPRRRTRVLALAEARWALASTVAFLLGLALDLSGVPWWAYGPLYAVAYATGGWEPALEGLRALRERTLDVDLLMIVAALGAAAIGQVLDGALLIVIFATSGALEALATARTADSVRGLLDLAPAMATRVTEDGEEAVPTGELAVGDVLLVRPGERIGADGVVVDGASEADQATITGEPLPVAKGPGDEVFAGTLNGTGALRVRVGRDPADSVIARIVTLVEEASRTKAPTQLFIEKIEQRYAVGIVLATLAVFGVPLLFGADLTDALLRAMTFMIVASPCAVVLATMPPLLSAIANAGRHGVLVKSAVAMERLGEVDAVALDKTGTLTEGAPEVTAVRPLPGADLDEAELLALAAAAEHPSEHPLARAIVGAARGRGLRIESATDFAATPGRGVTAVVGGRVIGVGRLEEAGGAGCGLVESAGAGEGGPGERAGLGEGACLGERAGLGEGAGYGEGAGLGYTAGLGDAAGLAEVAGLVEGAGLADDAGLAQGAGLGACARLAGQGGVTVVLVTGDGVPLGVLALADRLRPGAPAMTAALTGLTGATPVLLTGDNARAAARVAEATGLVDVRADLLPEGKVDAVRELQDAGRKVLFVGDGVNDAPALAAAHSGIAMGRAGSDLALETADAVVVRDELATVPAVVRLSRTARRLVVQNLVIAGTFITGLVLWDLLGHLPLPLGVAGHEGSTVLVGLNGLRLLRESAWRSGQARGTRG
- a CDS encoding DeoR/GlpR family DNA-binding transcription regulator, giving the protein MLAEQRHQLILRALRSGGTVTVTDLAEQLEASAATVRRDLLKLEEDGLLTRVHGGAVVEDRPAPFAEAAEEQVPEKDAIAARAAELIEDGQSVILDSGTTVHRLARALHGRRITVITNNLGVYEELLPDESVELMLLGGMVVRESRMLDGFMAEDNLRQVHADWLFMGACGVRPGGQVMDTTVAEVPARRAMISAGDKVVLLADATKFPGTGMVKICDPGELDLVITTTSAHDATCTALEEAGVRVERVDADRRP
- a CDS encoding metalloregulator ArsR/SmtB family transcription factor translates to MGHGAVTTTAEERVRLDAANVAKVATTLQALSTPSRLLILARLREGPLPATELAAEVGMEQSACSHQLRLLRNLGLVVGERRGRSVVYALHDHHVAELLDQAVYHVEHLRLGLSDTAEAEGEAE
- a CDS encoding methylated-DNA--[protein]-cysteine S-methyltransferase, with the protein product MKQHTVIDSPYGPLTLVAEDGVLCGLYMTDQRHRPPQESFGTPDDEPFGEAEEQLEAYFAGELKEFTLELRLHGTPFQRTVWDQLRRIPYGETRGYGELADALGNPKASRAVGLANGKNPIGIIVPCHRVVGANGSLTGYGGGLERKQRLLDFERGSALF